TCTCAGCTCGGGGGCCGCCGGCGCTGCCGACTCGCCGGCCATCCCATATTGTGCCCGCGCCGACGCCGCACGCCAGGTACGCGCGACCGCTCGCCACGCCCGCCGAACCCGCACGGCGGGGACAAGCCGGCCGGGGCGGCTTGGCACCCGGCGGGGCGGCGATGGAGGATACGAGGGTGTCGGCGGAGACGAGGCCCGCGTCGGCCGGCGGCCCGGACGGGCACGTCCGGCGCGTCCGCCTTCCCGCCGACCGGCGTACGCCCGCGGCGGCACGCGCCCTCGTCCGCTCGGTGCTGGCCGAGGCGGACCTGGACGAACTGCTCAACGAGGCACTTCTGCTCACCACCGAACTCAGCACCAACGCCGTGGAACACGCCCGCACCGAACTGGACATCGAGGTCGTCGCGGACGATCTCGGGCTCACGGTGACCGTCTCCGACTTCGCCTCCGGTCCCACCGAGGAGCTGATCGTCGGGGTCCGCAACGAGACCAGCGAAATCACCGAGGTGGCCGAGCGGGGTCGCGGGCTGCTGCTGGTGGACCACTTCGCCAGCCGCTGGGGCACGACATACCTGCCCACCGGCAAGGGGGTCTGGTTCCGGCTGGACCGCTCGGGTGCCACCGCCGCCGAGCCCGAGGGCGTCGCCCGGGTGCGGAGCACACCCGGCGCCGGTCCGGAGGGGGGCGCCGCGGAGGCCGCCAGCTCCGCGCCGAGCGCCGGCGCGATGAGCGAGCTGATGCAGATCAGCCCCGACCCGTACGCGGACGACCCGCTGCCCGACTTCGCCACCGGCCTGCTCACCCGGGTCGCCGAGATGGTCGGTGCGGCCGGTGGGGTGATCCGGCTGGACCGGGGCGACGGCAACGGGCCGCAGGTGTTGGCCCGCTTCGGCCGGCAACCCCGGGCGGGCAACGAGCTGCTGCGGGTGCCGCTGACCGTGCACCGGCCGTACGCCGGCGAGCTGGAGCTGGACGCGGCGCCGTCCGCGTACGCCCGGCCGCTGGCCGTTCTCACGGCCGAGCGGCTCTCCCTGCACCTGGAGAACGACCGGCTGCGCCGGGCGGACGTCCGCCGGCAGGCCTGGCTGACGTTCCTGGCCGAGGCGAGCGAGCTGCTCGCCCAGTCGCTGGACGTCGAACTCACCATGGCGCTCATCCCCCAGCTGGTGGTGCCCCGGCTGGGGCAGTGGTGCGCCGTGCACACGACCGACGAGTGGGGCCGGCTACGCCTCGCGGCCGCCAGCCACGCCGACGAGTCGGTCCTGCCGCAGCTGCACAAGGTGCTCGCCGAGACCGGCCCGGACTCGGTCCAGGCGCGGCTGCGGGAGGCGTCCCGCAGCGCGGCGCAGGTGCCGCTCGGCGGGCCGATGGAGGGCTTCGCGGTGCCGCTGATCGCCCGGGGCCAGCGCCTCGGCACCCTGGCGGTCGGTCGGCACCAGCGGCACCGGCACGATCCCGACGAGGTCGCGGTGCTGGAGGACGTGGCCCGGCGGGCCGCGCTGGCGATCGAGAACGCCCGCATCCACGCCGAGCGCCGCCGGGTGGCCCAGACGCTCCAGCAGTCGCTGCTGCCGCCGGTGCTGCCGGTGGTCGACGGGATCGGCTTCGCCGCCGAGTACGTCCCGACCGGCGGCGACGCCGACGTCGGCGGTGACTTCTACGACGTGCTGGCCCTGCCCGACGGGCGGTGGCTGGTGGTGATCGGGGACGTCTCCGGCAAGGGTGTGCAGGCCGCCGCGGTCACCGGGCTGGTCCGGGACGTGATCCGGGTGCTGGCCGGCGACGGCAAGCCACTGCCCGAGGTGCTCACCCGGCTCAACGAGACGCTGGTGGAGCGGGGCAGCGGCCGGTACTGCACGCTGGCCCTGGCCGCGGTCGCTCCCGGCGCCGGCGGCCGGCTGAACGTCTCGCTGCACCTGGCCGGGCACGACCGGCCGGTGCTGCTGCGTGGTGCCGGCGGTGGCGCGTTCGTCGGCGCCGGGGGCACGGCCCTCGGCCTGCTCGACACGATCGCCACCCCCACCGCCGACGTGCGGCTGGCGCCCGGTGACGCGCTGGTGTTCTACACCGACGGGGTCACCGAGCGGCGCCGGGGGCGTGAGCTCTTCGGCACCGACCGGCTGCGTGCGGCCGCTACGCCGCTGGCCGGCTACTCGGCGGACGTGGTCGCCGCGCGGCTACGGTCCACCGCGATCGGCTTCTCGGCCGAGCCGCCCCGCGACGACATCGCGATCCTGGTCGTCCGCAACGACGCCACCTGACCGGCCACATTCCGCACCACCCGCCACCACCCCGCCCGGCTCGACCACCCCGCCCGGCCCGACCACCACCCCGCCCGGCTCGACCACCCCGCGCGGCTCGACCACCGGCCCGAACCGCTCGACCACCGGCCCACGCCGCTTGATCGGCTCGGCTTTCCTGATGTCGCGGTGTCCGGGTGAGTCCGACACCCCGACTTCCGGGAAGCCGAGTCGATCATGGTGCGGTAATGACGCCGAGCGGTAGGGTGAGCCGCATGTCGACCACCGTGGATGCGGCCGCCGACCCGCCACGGCTGGTCCGCACCGTCCTGGTCACCCAACTCGCGGTCATCGCCGCCTTCATCGTGGTCGCGGCGCTCTACGTCGGGCGGATGCTGACCGCCCGCGTCGGCCCCGCCGAGATGCTCACCGGGGCGTACGACCCGAAGGACCTCGTCCCGTTCGGCATGCATGCCGCGAACCCGTTCTTCTGGCTCTACGGCGTCGTCACCGTCCTCTATCTGACGGGCGGCCTGCTC
This genomic stretch from Micromonospora krabiensis harbors:
- a CDS encoding SpoIIE family protein phosphatase; the protein is MSAETRPASAGGPDGHVRRVRLPADRRTPAAARALVRSVLAEADLDELLNEALLLTTELSTNAVEHARTELDIEVVADDLGLTVTVSDFASGPTEELIVGVRNETSEITEVAERGRGLLLVDHFASRWGTTYLPTGKGVWFRLDRSGATAAEPEGVARVRSTPGAGPEGGAAEAASSAPSAGAMSELMQISPDPYADDPLPDFATGLLTRVAEMVGAAGGVIRLDRGDGNGPQVLARFGRQPRAGNELLRVPLTVHRPYAGELELDAAPSAYARPLAVLTAERLSLHLENDRLRRADVRRQAWLTFLAEASELLAQSLDVELTMALIPQLVVPRLGQWCAVHTTDEWGRLRLAAASHADESVLPQLHKVLAETGPDSVQARLREASRSAAQVPLGGPMEGFAVPLIARGQRLGTLAVGRHQRHRHDPDEVAVLEDVARRAALAIENARIHAERRRVAQTLQQSLLPPVLPVVDGIGFAAEYVPTGGDADVGGDFYDVLALPDGRWLVVIGDVSGKGVQAAAVTGLVRDVIRVLAGDGKPLPEVLTRLNETLVERGSGRYCTLALAAVAPGAGGRLNVSLHLAGHDRPVLLRGAGGGAFVGAGGTALGLLDTIATPTADVRLAPGDALVFYTDGVTERRRGRELFGTDRLRAAATPLAGYSADVVAARLRSTAIGFSAEPPRDDIAILVVRNDAT